A single region of the Streptomyces sp. NBC_00236 genome encodes:
- a CDS encoding Pro-rich N-terminal domain-containing protein, translated as MQHAVGAPLPPPQGPGNGPVGWSHQAQHPGHPGPPVPGPARPPAQPPAGPPVQPPGGHPGPPPQVPPAPQGPGGQGWTGPAPHHAPAPVSRETTGHIQLPPGGPVPLPVPPAGPGTGTATLAVLLIGPAGAGKTTVAKLWAARRRVPTAHVSLDDVREWVCSGFADPQAGWNDQSEAQYRLARRTCGFAARNFLANGISCILDDAVFPDRPVVGLGGWKRHVGPGLLPVVLLPGLEVVLERNAARSGNRRLSDEEVARIHGRMAGWYGSGLPIIDNSTYDVETTARVLDDILARSLASPPAW; from the coding sequence ATGCAGCACGCAGTGGGGGCCCCGCTGCCGCCGCCCCAGGGACCCGGAAACGGGCCCGTCGGCTGGTCGCACCAGGCCCAGCACCCCGGCCACCCGGGCCCGCCCGTTCCCGGGCCCGCCCGCCCGCCGGCCCAGCCTCCGGCCGGCCCGCCCGTCCAGCCCCCCGGCGGTCACCCGGGTCCGCCGCCTCAGGTACCGCCCGCCCCGCAGGGGCCGGGCGGCCAGGGCTGGACCGGACCCGCCCCGCACCACGCCCCCGCCCCGGTCTCCAGGGAGACCACCGGGCACATCCAGCTGCCGCCCGGCGGACCCGTACCGCTGCCCGTGCCGCCCGCCGGGCCCGGCACCGGCACCGCGACCCTCGCCGTCCTCCTGATCGGCCCGGCAGGCGCCGGGAAGACCACGGTGGCCAAGCTCTGGGCCGCCCGCCGCCGCGTCCCCACCGCCCACGTCAGCCTCGACGACGTCCGTGAGTGGGTCTGCTCCGGCTTCGCCGATCCGCAGGCGGGGTGGAACGACCAGTCCGAGGCCCAGTACCGGCTGGCCCGCCGCACCTGCGGCTTCGCGGCCCGCAACTTCCTCGCCAACGGCATCTCCTGCATTCTCGACGACGCGGTCTTCCCGGACCGCCCCGTCGTCGGCCTCGGCGGCTGGAAGCGCCACGTCGGCCCCGGCCTGCTCCCCGTCGTCCTGCTGCCCGGCCTGGAGGTCGTCCTGGAGCGCAACGCCGCCCGCAGCGGCAACCGCCGCCTCTCCGACGAGGAGGTCGCCCGGATCCACGGCCGGATGGCCGGATGGTACGGCTCCGGTCTGCCGATCATCGACAACTCCACGTACGACGTGGAGACCACTGCCCGCGTCCTGGACGACATACTCGCCCGCTCC